The genomic DNA CGGGCGTGCGTGTGCCGCCTCCGTCGTACGCCGTACCCGGCCGTGCGTGTCCCGCCGCGCTCACTCCGTCCGGGCCGCCACGGCGGCCCGGTAGCAGAGCAGGTCCCGGTGTCTGATCTGGCGGAGCCCCACCAGGTCCTCGTGCTGCGGCCCAGCGTCCGCGATGGGGCACAGCACACCCGGCGTCGCGCCCGTTCCGGCCGCTCCTGGGCGGTCGGGGGTCCGCCCGGCCTGTGCGCGCAGCCCGCGCCAGGGCTGGAACGGCAGCCAGAACAGGCCGTACAGCCAGCGCCGCACCAGCTGCCGGAAGGCGGGCCGGCCCGCGTCGGGCAGTCCGATCACCCGGACCCCCATGATCAGCTTTCCCGCGCTCGCCCGGACGGCGGCGGTCAGCAGCACCTGGTTGGCGAAGGACAGGGCCAGCGCCTGGACGACCAGCAGCGCGGCCGCACGGCCGGCGCCGGTCGCGTCCAGATAGGGGCGGACCAGCAGCCCGACGGCCAGCAGGCAGAGGTAGGAGTCGAGCCCGACCGCGAGATACCGCCGCATGTCCCCGGCCGCCGAGGGCAGACGGGGCGGAGGTCTCAGCGGTCCGGGCGGCCGCGGGGACGTCGTCCGGTGCGGGGAGAGGGGACTGCGGGGCGCGCCGCTGGGCGGCGCGGGGTTCCGGCGCGCGGGGCGCGCCGTCGCCTTGCGTACTTCCAACGGCCTTGGTCCGTAAGGGCGTTGGCCGTTCCGGTGCTCCCATGGCGTCGTCATGACGGCATCATGGCTGATTGTCGGCTGTTGCGCGCCGGTTCCTGGCGGGTAAGTCCTCGCACATCGGATCAACATCGCACAGCGCGGGCCGGTGCCCCCACTTCCTTGCCTCCGGGGCAAGGGGTCCCGGGGCGGTCCCCGCTACCCGCAGCCCGTGCCCGTACCCGCGTTCGTGCCCGTACCCGGCAGCCTGTACCGCCCGTCCAGCCGGTAGTCACCGCCCCGGTCCACCGTGAGCCGCGACCATGCGCCGTCCCGGCGCACACACCCGCCGCCGTCCGCCCGCAGCCACGGGGAGTACGCGATCCGTACCCGTACCGAACCGGCCGCCGGCATCCGTACCACCAGCGAAGCC from Streptomyces sp. NBC_00654 includes the following:
- a CDS encoding RDD family protein, which encodes MRRYLAVGLDSYLCLLAVGLLVRPYLDATGAGRAAALLVVQALALSFANQVLLTAAVRASAGKLIMGVRVIGLPDAGRPAFRQLVRRWLYGLFWLPFQPWRGLRAQAGRTPDRPGAAGTGATPGVLCPIADAGPQHEDLVGLRQIRHRDLLCYRAAVAARTE